In a single window of the Mucilaginibacter defluvii genome:
- a CDS encoding response regulator transcription factor, producing MSIKVAIFDDNKNIRNSIVLLLNTDPEFELVGTFTDAKNCVEKVLSCRPDVVLMDIEMPGVNGIEAVKMLRQEVPNISVIIQTVFEDEDRIFDSLKAGASGYILKTCLKDLGNAIRETVAGGSPMTPWVARKVLNMIYNSKESKRAPNMEYNLTVKEKEVLTHIVNGLSYKMIGGEMNISYETVRSHVKKIYEKLHVASLTEAVAKAINQQIV from the coding sequence ATGAGTATCAAGGTCGCTATTTTTGATGATAATAAGAATATACGCAACAGTATTGTTCTTTTACTGAACACTGATCCGGAATTTGAACTGGTAGGTACATTTACAGATGCCAAGAACTGTGTAGAAAAAGTGTTGTCATGCCGTCCGGATGTAGTTCTTATGGATATTGAAATGCCAGGCGTCAACGGTATAGAAGCAGTAAAAATGCTGCGGCAGGAAGTGCCGAACATTTCGGTGATCATTCAAACTGTTTTTGAGGACGAGGACAGGATATTTGATTCATTGAAAGCGGGTGCATCAGGGTACATCCTCAAAACCTGTTTAAAAGATCTTGGCAATGCTATCCGGGAAACAGTAGCAGGTGGATCCCCCATGACACCGTGGGTAGCCCGCAAGGTGCTTAATATGATTTATAATTCAAAGGAATCTAAGCGGGCACCTAACATGGAATACAACCTTACTGTGAAAGAAAAAGAGGTGCTTACACATATTGTAAATGGTTTAAGTTATAAGATGATTGGCGGGGAAATGAACATCAGCTATGAAACAGTACGCAGCCACGTCAAAAAAATATATGAAAAATTACACGTTGCCTCTCTTACTGAGGCAGTGGCGAAGGCCATCAATCAACAGATCGTTTAA
- a CDS encoding isochorismatase family protein has protein sequence MNKLQTQSYNFTNLADPTDAAFLFIDHQSGFLQTITHVSLAELRNNVRTLAKLANTVKAPVILTGIDPSGASGPIIPEIMIEAPDAILVERAFEINAWNNQDFINAVKATGRRTLVISGIWTSVCATFPALSALDDGYTVYAVADACGDISLQAHETAVKRWQQAGIIPVSVNSIAAEMQQTWNRDDANTFRNMYAAIAPHYRALIESLEGFNT, from the coding sequence ATGAACAAGCTACAAACACAATCTTACAATTTCACAAATCTTGCAGATCCTACAGACGCTGCCTTCCTCTTCATTGATCATCAAAGTGGATTTTTACAGACGATTACGCACGTTTCATTAGCGGAACTCCGGAATAATGTACGCACCCTTGCTAAGCTTGCTAATACAGTGAAGGCTCCGGTGATCTTAACGGGGATTGACCCTTCAGGGGCTAGCGGGCCGATAATTCCTGAAATTATGATTGAAGCGCCGGATGCTATTTTGGTTGAACGGGCATTCGAAATCAATGCCTGGAACAACCAGGATTTCATTAACGCAGTGAAGGCTACAGGAAGAAGAACCTTGGTAATTAGCGGTATTTGGACGAGTGTTTGTGCTACTTTCCCGGCGTTATCTGCATTAGATGATGGATACACTGTATATGCGGTGGCCGATGCTTGCGGGGATATAAGCCTCCAGGCGCATGAAACAGCTGTTAAGCGCTGGCAGCAGGCGGGTATCATACCTGTAAGCGTGAATAGCATTGCGGCGGAAATGCAACAAACCTGGAACAGAGATGACGCAAATACATTCAGAAATATGTATGCCGCCATTGCACCACATTACCGTGCGCTTATTGAATCGCTCGAAGGCTTTAATACTTGA
- a CDS encoding sensor histidine kinase, with protein MAFGITPDIFFKKIGVEQGLSHRKVNCIIQDRRGFLWFGTDDGLNRFDGKYFVSFRYQHHNKGCISGNIISDIYEDKDGLLWIATQDGGMSRYDYRLPAARQFKQFRHNPHNPDGIPENTINKIAEDASGNLWLGTSSHFTVRFNKKTERFDIPVKKGTRCVYALAMTDHDTLLIGRAGGGLMKINTRTLEVNTNPKYDDLYAKLPHVTITTIFKDQGNNIWLGSWDKAVYRLDAATGEEQVIGRQLHQKSIPPDDYVSFANSGDSGIWMAGKNTGLVRYEPRTQNITRYRHEDAEEGSIADDHVNVVYRDFKGVLWVGTNNGISMYNPLFKPFVQYQLPDAATDVITYDFYQLDNGRLLIGTSNGLYYKHEKTGKLTHLPLKYRGQRLAVTKFYMDVDQRFYIGTDYTLFRFDPYELKLWPLPHTDEDPVMKKLISSRIVSIVRDTLEHHPVLWVSPYGHFLAYYDLHDQRWVSRADSGRTILKRYNIADNLIRKIIKDRKGNLLLATFKTGMGLFEGGKKPIRYFMNDTENRYTLSSNDVFDIQEDYSGNLWVSTFGGGVNFYSYRRHKFYHLSESSNLTEGMQLDQQDNLWMLCNGHIHKYDPLTRVYSCYDLPRLQHTGGVTGYIFRDRQGTFYAAGVNYYITFRPEAVAKIRPDPMIYFTDFRVHNKSFNQFLYQKKVELNYTENQISIEYAAPEYSGDNLQYAYMLEGFDKDWVIAGKKNIAEYANLKGGNYKFKVRATNWKGSFTEKQSEIFIIITPPYWQRSWFFILMIFLVGGLIYLIYRYRINVLLEQQAIRNGIAQDLHDQVGATLSSISLYSEVARKHQEHGNQTQLNQVLNIISNTANEMVSEMGDIVWAINPGNDHIESVFNRIRQYAEPLCAVKKIDFKLRYDPGIVSGTVDMRVRKNLYLIIKEGINNAIKHSQCRHLMVSLLRNGEIVELMICDDGIGFNLEQALIQNSGMNGNGVKNIWSRAEDMKADIKIDSGRSAGTSICICFNTIRCKSFKAIK; from the coding sequence ATGGCTTTCGGTATAACGCCGGATATTTTCTTTAAAAAAATCGGTGTAGAACAGGGGCTTTCCCACCGTAAAGTAAATTGCATTATTCAGGACCGCAGAGGATTTCTCTGGTTTGGGACAGATGACGGCCTGAACCGCTTTGATGGCAAGTATTTTGTCAGCTTTCGTTATCAGCATCATAACAAAGGTTGTATTTCCGGAAACATCATCAGTGACATCTACGAGGACAAAGACGGGCTGCTCTGGATTGCTACGCAGGATGGTGGAATGTCCCGATACGATTACCGGCTACCCGCAGCCCGGCAGTTCAAGCAATTTCGACATAATCCGCACAACCCTGACGGTATACCTGAAAATACGATCAATAAAATTGCTGAGGATGCCTCCGGTAATCTTTGGCTTGGTACGAGCAGCCACTTCACAGTCAGGTTTAATAAGAAAACCGAGCGCTTTGATATACCGGTGAAAAAAGGAACCCGCTGCGTATATGCGTTAGCGATGACTGACCATGACACCTTGCTTATCGGTCGTGCAGGCGGTGGGTTGATGAAGATAAATACCCGTACCTTGGAAGTCAATACCAATCCCAAGTACGATGACCTTTATGCAAAACTTCCACATGTTACAATCACTACCATCTTTAAGGATCAAGGCAACAACATATGGCTTGGCTCATGGGACAAGGCAGTATATCGCTTGGATGCTGCAACTGGCGAAGAACAAGTTATCGGCCGGCAACTTCATCAGAAAAGTATACCGCCCGATGACTACGTGTCTTTCGCAAACAGTGGTGATAGCGGTATCTGGATGGCCGGAAAGAATACCGGCCTGGTACGCTATGAACCACGCACACAAAACATAACACGCTACCGGCACGAAGATGCAGAAGAAGGAAGCATTGCTGACGATCATGTTAACGTAGTATACCGGGACTTCAAAGGTGTGCTTTGGGTGGGTACCAATAATGGTATCAGTATGTATAATCCGCTATTTAAACCTTTTGTACAATATCAGTTACCTGATGCGGCCACAGATGTAATTACATATGATTTCTATCAGTTAGACAATGGCCGGCTATTAATTGGAACCAGCAATGGCTTGTATTATAAACATGAAAAAACCGGGAAGCTGACCCACTTACCGTTGAAATACAGGGGACAGCGCTTAGCTGTTACGAAGTTTTATATGGACGTTGATCAGCGTTTTTACATCGGCACCGACTATACACTTTTTCGATTTGATCCGTATGAACTAAAACTCTGGCCACTGCCTCACACCGACGAAGATCCGGTAATGAAAAAACTTATCAGTTCAAGGATTGTGTCCATCGTACGTGATACCCTGGAACATCATCCTGTCCTGTGGGTATCTCCTTACGGACATTTTCTTGCCTATTACGATCTGCATGATCAAAGATGGGTTTCCAGGGCAGATTCTGGCAGGACCATACTCAAACGATACAATATCGCAGATAATCTGATCCGTAAAATTATAAAAGACAGGAAGGGCAACCTGCTTCTTGCGACTTTCAAAACAGGTATGGGCTTGTTTGAAGGCGGGAAAAAACCCATTCGTTATTTTATGAATGATACGGAGAACAGATATACGTTAAGCAGCAATGATGTATTTGACATTCAGGAAGACTACAGTGGTAACTTATGGGTGAGCACCTTCGGTGGAGGGGTGAATTTTTACAGCTACAGAAGACATAAATTTTATCATTTGTCAGAATCAAGTAACCTTACCGAAGGAATGCAACTGGATCAGCAGGATAACCTGTGGATGCTCTGTAACGGTCACATACATAAGTATGACCCGTTGACTCGGGTTTATAGTTGTTATGATCTTCCTCGCCTGCAACATACAGGGGGGGTTACAGGCTATATTTTCAGAGACAGGCAAGGGACATTCTATGCGGCAGGTGTAAATTATTATATCACCTTCAGGCCAGAGGCAGTGGCAAAAATACGGCCGGACCCCATGATCTATTTCACGGACTTCCGGGTGCATAATAAGTCTTTTAACCAGTTCCTTTATCAGAAAAAGGTGGAACTTAATTATACAGAGAACCAGATCAGCATTGAGTATGCAGCGCCTGAATATAGCGGTGATAATCTTCAATACGCCTATATGCTTGAAGGATTTGACAAGGATTGGGTTATAGCCGGAAAAAAGAATATTGCTGAATATGCTAATTTAAAGGGGGGGAATTATAAATTCAAGGTACGGGCAACCAACTGGAAGGGATCTTTTACTGAAAAGCAAAGCGAGATATTTATCATTATTACACCGCCTTACTGGCAGCGATCTTGGTTTTTCATACTGATGATCTTCCTTGTCGGCGGACTGATCTACCTTATTTATCGTTATCGAATAAATGTGCTCCTTGAGCAGCAGGCAATAAGAAATGGTATTGCCCAGGACCTTCATGATCAGGTTGGTGCAACTTTAAGTAGTATTTCACTTTACAGTGAGGTAGCCCGTAAACACCAGGAACACGGTAACCAAACACAGTTAAACCAGGTGCTCAATATCATCAGCAATACGGCAAATGAAATGGTTTCGGAAATGGGCGATATTGTTTGGGCCATCAATCCCGGAAACGATCATATTGAAAGTGTATTTAACCGGATACGGCAGTACGCTGAACCACTATGTGCTGTAAAAAAAATAGACTTCAAATTAAGGTATGATCCGGGTATTGTTTCCGGCACCGTGGATATGCGGGTGCGCAAAAATTTGTATCTCATCATTAAGGAAGGTATCAACAACGCTATAAAACACTCACAATGCCGGCACCTGATGGTTAGTCTGTTACGCAACGGTGAGATAGTTGAATTGATGATATGCGATGATGGCATTGGCTTCAATTTGGAACAGGCGCTTATTCAAAATTCGGGGATGAACGGTAATGGAGTTAAAAATATATGGAGCCGTGCCGAAGATATGAAAGCGGATATTAAAATTGATTCCGGGCGCAGTGCCGGAACGAGCATCTGCATTTGTTTCAATACCATACGTTGTAAATCCTTTAAAGCAATAAAATAA
- a CDS encoding glycoside hydrolase family 16 protein: protein MQTINYQKLKLMAVVAMAVATLSSCRKDVANHQVTDEAGSRERQTKTAANGGYEIIWADDFENGLDSTKWTISTGSPAIRHELQAYAKSNVRVSNGFLVLTAEKKATDGQQYMSGKISTSNKFTTRYGRIEARLKVPNALGLAAEFSMFGQTPDGTGIPESGEIDIMQHINRERQVLGGIQWANEGHAIYRGNSPDGYYFDYHIYAVEWDPQEIRWYIDGKQYFKANIADGINGTDEFHKPFFINFNLAVGGDLAGMTIDRNLPTSMVIDYVKVFRLIAPDSRNHITA, encoded by the coding sequence ATGCAAACTATCAATTATCAAAAACTTAAACTCATGGCTGTAGTAGCCATGGCTGTCGCCACGCTATCTTCTTGCCGTAAGGACGTTGCCAATCATCAGGTGACAGATGAAGCCGGCTCAAGGGAACGCCAAACGAAAACTGCAGCCAACGGTGGCTACGAAATAATTTGGGCAGACGATTTCGAAAACGGGCTCGATTCTACGAAATGGACGATAAGCACGGGAAGTCCGGCCATTCGTCACGAATTGCAGGCATATGCAAAATCCAACGTTAGGGTTAGCAATGGGTTTCTTGTGCTTACAGCAGAAAAGAAGGCCACAGATGGGCAACAATACATGTCAGGAAAAATCAGCACATCAAACAAGTTCACTACACGTTATGGACGTATTGAAGCGCGGCTTAAAGTACCTAACGCGCTGGGCCTGGCGGCTGAATTCAGCATGTTTGGACAAACACCTGACGGTACGGGTATACCCGAAAGCGGTGAAATTGACATCATGCAGCACATTAACCGTGAAAGGCAGGTTTTAGGTGGTATACAATGGGCAAATGAGGGGCACGCTATTTATCGAGGAAACTCCCCGGACGGTTATTATTTCGATTATCATATTTACGCCGTGGAGTGGGATCCGCAGGAGATACGTTGGTATATAGATGGAAAGCAATACTTTAAGGCAAACATTGCCGATGGTATAAATGGAACCGACGAATTCCACAAGCCGTTTTTCATCAACTTTAATCTCGCGGTTGGTGGAGATCTGGCGGGTATGACCATCGATCGTAACCTTCCTACCAGCATGGTGATTGATTATGTGAAGGTGTTTCGTTTGATAGCACCTGATTCAAGAAACCATATAACCGCATAA
- a CDS encoding helix-turn-helix transcriptional regulator, whose product MSTTAEKPNQIHHGRNVKRFREMLGLKQEALAFELGEDWSQKRVSLLEAKETIEEDILAQVAAILKVPVEAIKNFDEEKAVYNIQNNYDGSNSGATSVAVMNYHCSFNPIEKIVELYDEKIVLLERLLESEREKLEIYKGKGA is encoded by the coding sequence ATGAGCACAACAGCAGAAAAACCCAACCAAATCCACCATGGCCGCAACGTTAAACGCTTTCGCGAAATGCTGGGGCTGAAGCAGGAAGCGCTTGCTTTCGAGTTGGGCGAAGACTGGAGCCAAAAAAGGGTTTCCCTGCTGGAAGCAAAAGAAACTATCGAGGAAGATATACTTGCACAAGTAGCGGCCATTTTGAAAGTGCCTGTTGAAGCGATTAAAAACTTCGACGAAGAAAAGGCAGTTTACAATATTCAAAATAATTATGACGGCTCAAACAGTGGTGCTACGTCGGTTGCAGTTATGAATTACCATTGTAGTTTCAATCCTATTGAAAAAATCGTTGAACTATACGATGAAAAAATCGTTCTATTAGAGCGTTTGCTTGAAAGCGAACGTGAAAAGCTGGAGATTTACAAGGGTAAGGGCGCTTGA
- a CDS encoding phosphatase PAP2 family protein → MLFPLVGGLVASLIKLWIYRLRPQSEYARILIENGSASYPSSTVVMVILFFGFNIFLTCYLSRMSFLTKSTVWLVGIFMILTVPIARIYVGAHWFTDVVGGAVLGLLLLLPVCFFYHKCRAIKPCK, encoded by the coding sequence ATGTTATTTCCCCTTGTGGGTGGTTTAGTCGCTTCACTTATCAAACTATGGATATATCGTTTACGTCCGCAAAGCGAATACGCGCGGATACTGATAGAAAACGGTTCGGCGAGTTATCCCAGCAGTACAGTAGTAATGGTTATACTCTTTTTTGGCTTCAATATTTTCCTTACTTGCTACCTGTCACGCATGAGCTTTCTCACTAAGTCAACAGTCTGGTTGGTTGGCATATTCATGATTTTGACCGTACCAATAGCACGAATATATGTGGGTGCACATTGGTTCACCGATGTTGTAGGGGGTGCAGTGCTTGGCTTGTTATTGCTTTTACCGGTATGTTTCTTCTACCATAAGTGCCGTGCTATAAAACCCTGCAAATAA
- a CDS encoding c-type cytochrome: MKTTIYLFVPALVLVVAMLYACGEPAKGNNEQTAVSAYPDSIVKKGEYLVTIMGCNDCHSPKQMGPKGPELVPGRMLSGYRESQPLPDFPADALKKGFVVVGGDMTIAAGPWGISFAANLTPDETGIGNWTEAQFKNALTHGKYKGLDGGRPLMPPMPWQNYTRMRNDDVKAVFAYLKSIPAVKNLVPAYRPAKRS; the protein is encoded by the coding sequence ATGAAAACAACGATTTATCTGTTCGTGCCCGCATTAGTGCTGGTTGTAGCCATGCTGTACGCCTGTGGCGAACCCGCAAAGGGCAATAATGAACAAACGGCTGTGAGTGCTTACCCTGACAGCATTGTAAAAAAAGGCGAATATCTGGTCACGATAATGGGCTGCAATGATTGTCATTCGCCGAAGCAAATGGGGCCTAAAGGTCCGGAATTGGTGCCTGGCCGCATGCTGTCGGGGTACCGGGAAAGCCAGCCCTTACCTGATTTCCCGGCTGATGCATTAAAAAAAGGCTTTGTTGTAGTTGGAGGCGACATGACGATAGCGGCAGGGCCCTGGGGAATATCATTTGCAGCCAACCTTACACCCGACGAAACCGGCATAGGTAACTGGACCGAGGCTCAATTTAAAAATGCCCTTACGCATGGCAAATATAAAGGCCTTGACGGTGGCCGTCCACTTATGCCGCCAATGCCCTGGCAAAACTATACCCGCATGCGAAATGATGATGTAAAAGCGGTGTTTGCCTATCTTAAATCTATACCGGCGGTAAAAAATTTAGTACCTGCTTATCGCCCTGCAAAACGGTCCTGA
- a CDS encoding cupin domain-containing protein, with protein sequence MDQNFWLLGIHRKIIASGTDTNGTYDLVAGYVPPGIKTPPHIHHQYIETEYVIKGELSIQTPTGTILLQAGEGYTIPKGMPHALIATGDEPAHIITVFAPAGFAEVIRAAGFAGTIQDGAPVKAANMEIFNSLSTALGDETIGPPGSPL encoded by the coding sequence ATGGATCAAAACTTTTGGCTGTTAGGCATTCATCGCAAAATTATTGCCAGCGGTACCGATACAAACGGTACGTATGACCTGGTTGCTGGCTATGTGCCACCTGGTATAAAAACACCTCCGCACATCCATCACCAATATATCGAAACAGAGTATGTTATAAAAGGCGAGTTAAGTATTCAGACCCCTACAGGTACAATACTACTGCAAGCGGGCGAAGGTTATACCATACCTAAAGGAATGCCCCACGCGCTGATAGCTACGGGTGATGAACCTGCTCATATTATCACCGTGTTCGCACCGGCAGGATTTGCCGAAGTAATTCGGGCAGCCGGCTTTGCAGGTACTATACAAGACGGAGCACCGGTCAAAGCGGCTAATATGGAAATATTCAATAGCCTTTCAACTGCTTTAGGCGACGAGACCATTGGTCCTCCGGGATCACCGTTGTAG